The following coding sequences lie in one Trichoderma breve strain T069 chromosome 1, whole genome shotgun sequence genomic window:
- a CDS encoding nmrA-like family domain-containing protein, translating to MPETVLVIGGTGAQGVPVVKALTSDGKYAARVITRNASSPEAKELAAIPGVTIFEGDSYHEPTLLKAFEGVSYLFANTNGFAIGEKAEVYWGTRLYELSRQFGLKHFLYAGLEYATKLGNYNPKYRTGHLDGKGKVVDFIAAQPTKPMAWSVLTSCLYIEGLSELLRPFPNPSDPETMVFALPIGTAKMPLIYLEDYGSYARWLFDHPERSNGLELHVGTEDIAWKDVAAAFTEVTGKKATHWDLSLDEYFTLGIFPEPDAIVGRAAGGGNDPTLFTFRQNFSGFWNTWKDELTKRDYALLDEILPTRVKSIKEWMVKVGYTGEPSSVLKDYRDQGFFAKDK from the exons ATGCCTGAAACAGTCCTTGTTATCGGTGGCACTGGTGCCCAGGGAGTCCCTGTCGTCAAAG CCCTTACGTCTGACGGTAAATATGCCGCCCGTGTCATTACCAGGaatgcttcttctcctgaaGCAAAGGAACTCGCCGCAATCCCTGGAGTCACCATCTTTGAGGGAGACAGCTACCATGAGCCTACCCTCCTTAAAGCTTTTGAGGGCGTCTCATACCTTTTCGCCAACACCAACGGTTTTGCTATTGGAGAGAAGGCCGAGGTCTATTGGGGTACCCGCCTTTACGAATTGTCCCGACAGTTTGGTCTAAAGCATTTCCTCTATGCCGGTCTTGAATATGCCACTAAGCTCGGAAACTACAACCCCAAGTACAGAACCGGGCATTTGGATGGAAAGGGCAAGGTTGTCGACTTCATTGCAGCTCAGCCAACTAAGCCAATGGCATGGTCTGTCTTGACCTCATGCCTCTATATCGAAGGTCTATCGGAACTTCTTCGACCTTTCCCCAACCCCAGCGACCCTGAAACAATGGTCTTTGCCCTGCCCATTGGAACCGCAAAGATGCCCCTCATTTATCTCGAAGATTATGGATCTTACGCCCGTTGGTTGTTTGACCACCCGGAGCGCAGCAACGGCCTTGAACTCCACGTTGGTACTGAAGATATCGCTTGGAAGGATGTTGCTGCGGCCTTTACAGAGGTTACCGGCAAAAAGGCAACTCACTGGGATCTCAGCCTGGATGAATACTTTACATTAGGAATCTTCCCCGAGCCAGATGCGATTGTCGGCCgtgctgctggtggtggcaaTGATCCCACCTTGTTCACGTTCCGTCAGAACTTTTCGGGTTTCTGGAACACCTGGAAAGATGAGCTGACCAAGAGGGACTATGCTCTCTTGGATGAGATTTTGCCCACTAGAGTCAAGTCCATCAAGGAATGGATGGTCAAGGTTGGCTATACCGGAGAGCCTTCGTCGGTGCTGAAGGATTACCGTGACCAAGGCTTTTTTGCGAAGGACAAGTAG